The Lycium barbarum isolate Lr01 chromosome 12, ASM1917538v2, whole genome shotgun sequence genome includes a region encoding these proteins:
- the LOC132624146 gene encoding uncharacterized protein LOC132624146: MEAVKKAYAEIILNMAKEAAARVMTSEKKALKYQQDLHSTKEEALRMLLRLKSMTDAKTTGAESLSQNQQRRIDELEAQLNEAERLIIDLRAELRDLHEQLNEAKNKHFHHLRPHGKEDLVCRNNNMPKSKLNNKLADMSDITLCNYSKDNQNEPEIYQNGWCAVEMSLADESLHSGDDPSFPIEVTKVTEPSGRDAGAHSVPSSKKLDDLVDKEPVKGQASKQRPYTFRGKRRRKARYGKTKTSSCLLPVRRRSIRKRRVNYLTVSCPALLSHSSHSNQPMRPGQQCPSFSNSKSNTVECTVKSTKLGDEGGSAEGTGVQALSSDFNAENKVCRNFVCADNDAHEDKGLIDVSVMVEEGNGKPLLNFGILPVESVLGVAKESEGSKESPLQGNNKTHLKYTFSRKRKKDNLLNTNENPYPESSMKKRSSEIENIDPILQDSKSVKDSPLRSKQLVQVARQLISLSGRSWWQ; encoded by the exons ATGGAGGCAGTGAAGAAAGCATATGCAGAGATAATTTTGAACATGGCAAAAGAGGCGGCAGCTCGTGTAATGACATCGGAGAAGAAAGCCCTTAAATATCAGCAGGATTTGCATTCCACGAAAGAGGAAGCCCTTCGAATGTTGCTTCGTTTGAAATCAATGACTGATGCTAAG ACAACCGGAGCTGAGAGTTTGTCTCAAAATCAGCAAAGAAGAATTGATGAATTAGAAGCTCAGCTTAATGAAGCCGAACGGCTGATAATTGATCTTAGAGCAGAATTACGTGATTTGCATGAGCAGTTGAATGAGGCGAAGAATAAGCATTTCCATCACCTGAGACCACATGGAAAAGAGGATTTGGTTTGTCGCAACAATAACATGCCCAAGTCAAAGCTAAATAACAAATTAGCTGACATGTCAGACATAACATTGTGCAATTACTCAAAAGACAATCAAAATGAGCCAGAGATTTATCAAAATGGATGGTGTGCAGTGGAGATGAGCTTAGCAGATGAGAGTTTGCATTCTGGAGATGATCCAAGTTTTCCAATTGAAGTTACAAAGGTCACTGAACCAAGTGGACGAGATGCTGGAGCACACAGTGTGCCATCTTCTAAGAAATTAGACGATTTAGTTGACAAGGAACCAGTTAAAGGCCAAGCCTCTAAGCAGCGTCCCTATACTTTCAGAGGAAAAAGGCGAAGAAAGGCTCGATACGGCAAAACCAAAACTAGCTCTTGCTTATTGCCTGTTCGTCGTAGAAGCATTAGGAAAAGACGCGTCAATTACCTGACCGTTAGTTGTCCTGCATTATTGTCACACAGCTCCCATTCTAATCAGCCAATGAGACCTGGTCAGCAATGTCCATCTTTTTCTAATAGCAAGTCCAATACAGTAGAATGTACCGTGAAATCAACTAAATTAGGAGATGAAGGTGGTAGTGCAGAGGGTACTGGTGTTCAAGCGTTATCCTCGGATTTCAATGCAGAAAACAAGGTATGTAGGAATTTTGTATGTGCAGATAATGATGCACATGAGGACAAAGGGTTGATAGATGTTTCAGTGATGGTAGAGGAGGGTAATGGTAAACCATTGCTTAACTTTGGCATCTTACCAGTTGAATCTGTCCTTGGAGTCGCCAAAGAATCTGAAGGAAGTAAGGAATCACCTCTTCAAGGTAACAATAAGACGCATCTCAAGTATACGTTCAGCAGGAAACGTAAGAAGGATAACTTGTTAAACACAAATGAGAACCCTTATCCAGAAAGCTCAATGAAGAAAAGGTCTTCAGAGATAGAAAACATTGATCCAATATTGCAGGATTCAAAGTCAGTAAAAGATTCACCTTTAAGAAGTAAACAGTTGGTGCAGGTTGCTCGTCAG CTTATCTCTCTGTCTGGAAGAAGCTGGTGGCAGTAG